The nucleotide sequence CATAGAAGTTTGTTTGGCGGAGCTTAATAGGGTTGAGGCGGATTACCTATCGTTATTTATAGGTAAGAATTTTGTCGACACGCTAGTAAGCCATTTCAGCTACGTGCCAACTGTGGCGCCTAACCAAAATGCTATTCTTTTCCGCTTTTCTGAGCAGCAAGGTGTTTTGGCAAACGACAACCTCTCAGGTCGGCCAATAATGCTTGAGGTGGCGTCCGACACTACGCTCAGTGCATACAAAAATATGATTGTGAAGCCAACTGTTAATAGTAAGGAAACCATTCAGTTTCCATACATTCTACCAGAGGTTGCACATGTTGAAATGTACGATGGGAAGGCTGAACTCATAAATAATCGAGTTCAGGTAGCTCAGCTGGGCCAGATACAATTTTTCCCAGTTAGCCTGTGGAAGTGATTTTCCTTGCCCAATAATTAAAAGCAAAAGAGGCTTACCATGTTTAAGGGTAAGCCTCTTTTTGTTGTATTGCTTATACTATTTTAACCCCGGTAAGGTGGGATAAATCTTCATGAAATCTTGAAAGTTCTCCTTTTTATAGTAATCCTCACCAAAGTAAATAAGAATTGGTGCAATTTGTTCCGGTGTCCGGTAACCCGGTACGGCAGTAAGAAGCTGGTCCTGCTCATTGAGATATGCCGATGAGGGATAGGATAGCTGTCCCTGTAGAAGTGCAATAGCAAATTCGTGTGGTGAACGGCTTCCGGTGTTCTTGTTTTCGAATGTCTTCCCCTCAAAAACAACCGGATCCTTGCCTTCAGCATTAAACTTAACAGCATAAAAATGCTTGTTGATATAGTTCGCCACGGACGAATCGGTAAAGGTGTTTTGATCCATCATTTTGCAGTAATGGCACCAATCCGTATAAACGTCGATAAAGATCTTCTTGGGTGCAGTTTTGTTTAGCTCAAGGGCATCTTGTATGGTATGCCACTTTATCAGCGATGGCTCTTGACCCCATGTTTTTGACGTCCCAATAGTTGCAACGATGAATCCAAGTAGAAAGATTTTTTTTATCATGTTGAAAGGCTTGAAAAGTTATTCTGTCAAAACGTTTTAACTGAGTTTAATGTTTCGTCTGAATTTGTAAGACATGCAAATATAAGGTAATTTAACACTTCCGTCGAACCTCTGTTTAAAAATGATTTTCTACCTTTAGGCAAATTCAAATACCAATTATTATGTCTAAAGAAATACTATCACTTCAACCAGAGCGGGTTTGGAAAAATTTCTACGCCCTGACACAGATTCCACGTCCTTCAAAGAGCGAAGAAAAGATAGAAGCATTTATGGCCAAGTTTGGTCGCGACCTAGGGCTGGAAACTATCGTTGATGAAGTTGGGAATGTAATTGTTCGCAAACCTGCTACAGAGGGAATGGAAAAATGTCAGGGGGTTGTTCTGCAAGGCCACCTCGACATGGTTCCTCAGAAAAATAGCGATACCAAGCACGACTTTGAAAAGGACCCCATTGATGCATATGTTGACGGGGATTGGGTTAAGGCCCGTGGCACCACTCTTGGCGCCGATAATGGTATGGGAGTTGCTGCCATAATGGCAATTCTTGAATCCAAAGATATTCC is from Williamwhitmania sp. and encodes:
- a CDS encoding DUF255 domain-containing protein; protein product: MIKKIFLLGFIVATIGTSKTWGQEPSLIKWHTIQDALELNKTAPKKIFIDVYTDWCHYCKMMDQNTFTDSSVANYINKHFYAVKFNAEGKDPVVFEGKTFENKNTGSRSPHEFAIALLQGQLSYPSSAYLNEQDQLLTAVPGYRTPEQIAPILIYFGEDYYKKENFQDFMKIYPTLPGLK